ATCCTCTGTAGACAGTAAATTCAATCCGCGAATGAGCAATGCAGATCTGTTCCAGATGCTGTGTGAAGCGACTGAAGTAAGCTAAAGCAAATTGTTTGACTGAATAAAAAGCTGATATCAAGCCGTGCAGTTCGAGCAAATTCAGCTTCGAGACAGCGAAGTTGAAGAACTTGAGGCCATTATTGGCAGCGGTGTCATCCCATTGGAAGTTGCCGTAAGTGATCTCGAGGCTTTCATAAACAAGTCTGCAAATTAATTCTAAATTCTTTTAAAGGGAGGTGCGATCAACAAGCGCAACAAAGTCAATATCCTGCTCCAAGCGCATATTTCCAACGTCTATATCAACGATTTTGCTCTCGTTTCTGACGCTGCATTCGTTGCACAAGTGAGTGACGCATCCGATCCACCAGGTAATCAGCTCATTGAGAATTAGAATGCTGGACGTATTATTCGCGCGTTGCTTGAGATTGCTCTTAGCCGTAACTGGGCCAATTGCTCCTACCTGCTGGTCGAGCTCAGCAAATGTATTGAACGCCGACAATGGGTTTACGACCATGGTCTCGCCCAGCTCAAGGTGCTGCAGCGTGAAACCATTCATAAACTTACTCAGTATACGCCCGACAGCATGACCATCTCGGATTTCCGAGACATGACTGCTCAAGAGAATGGCGAGTTCATTCACATGAACGAGAAGCATGGGCAGGCTGTTTTGGATGCCGCAATGATGTTCCCAACTGTCAACCTTACCCACACCTTGCGGCCGATCACTCATGATCTACTGCAAATCACCGTAAAGGTCACACCACAATTCAAATGGCATAACAAGATTTCGGGGAGCAGCGAACCGTTCTATGTATGGGTacaagacgaagaaggttTGAACATCTATCAATGGCGTAGTGTCCGCGTCACGCCCTCAACTACGGTTATCGACATCGACTTTTTCCTACCCTTTGACGATGTGCCTCCAGACTCGATATCGATTATCTCCATATCCGACAAATGGCTATGGTCCTACGAGCAACTCGTCATTCAGCTGGGCGATCTCATAATgccgcctcctccaaagGAATCCACGCAAATCCTTGGCATTCCGTTCCTGCGCCGCTCCTGCTTCAATGATCCCCAGCTAGAGCAGCGATATGCTCAGACGTTGGACACGTTGAATACAATCCAGAGCCATGCCTTCTGGATGCTTTATAATACTTCTATGAACGCTGttgtctcttctcctgttGGAAGCGGAAAGACTTTACTGGCTGAGGGAGCTATATGGTACGTGAATTCTCAAGGAGCTCCCCCCTGTTCTTCAACTAACTCCTAATAGGAATGCTTTCCGACACAACAAAGAGTCGGTTGTCTTGATAATGGTGCCTGAGCGCTACGCTGTACATGAGACCGTTGCGAGATTACGAAATTTATGTCCTCCAAAGCGAAGGGTAATCATCAGACCTCTCTTCAACGTGTCCGACTTTGACCAACTTCTCTCTGGAGGGCCTGCTATTGGAGTTACGACACCTTTTGCAGTCCTGAGCAATGAAAAAATTGATAACTTCCTGAGTACTCAACGCTTGGGGCTGTATGTCTTTGAAGATTTACACCTTCTCGATGAAGTGTACGAACTTGCCGTATCAAAGATTTTGACTTTTGCCCGCACTGCACGAACCCGAATCGTCGGTACGACGTCATCTCTCAGCGATCCTTCTGATCTTGCTGAATGGCTTGGGGTTGACCCTGGGCCGTTGGATCAATGGGGAAAACCTGTCGCTTCACAACCTCCCGCTTTGTTCAGTTTCGCTCCCTCAGATCGTGGCAATCATATTTCTGTGTCCATCAAATCGTTCACAATTCCCCACGGTCCTACCTTACTTCGCTCTATGATCAAACCCACTTACGATATTCTCAAATCCGTGACAGGCGGTGCTATCATTTTTGTGCCATCCGTTCAAGCTTGTGCCACCGTCGCCGCCGATCTTGTCACTCAATCCGGAACCGAGATGAACGTCGATGGCTTCCTTTCTCGGCCTCGCGACGAGGTCGAGCCGTTCGCTGAACGCttgaaagatgagaaaTTGTTTGAACCGGTGCTTCATGGTATCGGTTACATTACTCGTGATATGGCACCGACGGATATCGCCATTGTTCTTGAGCTTTTTGCGAGTGGTATTATCCGTGCTATCATCGCCCCTCGTCAATCATGTTGGACACTTCCAGTGCGAGGTGAAAGCGTCATCATTATGGGCACGCAGTACGTGCGCATGGAAGCGAGACCCGAAGGCAAGGGGCCCAAAGCAAAGCCTGAAAAGCACCTGGTAAGCTATTCAGCGAAAGAATTGGTGAAGATGCAAGGCTTCGCTGTGGTTTCGGCGGCCCCCACTGCCCCGGGTGGAAGGATGTTTATCATGTGCCAGGCAGAGCAGCAAGTCATGATCTCTCGAGTACTCAAAGAGGGTCTCCCATTGGAATCTAAAATCCTCGATCTTCTTTCACGTAGATCTacaccatcctcttcgatCGACCCAAGAGCTATTCAAGCTCTCAACAATTTTTTCAAGGGTCGCAgacctcctcctcgtcctaCCGTCGACAGACCCCGCCGACCTGACGGCAGGAAGGCGGACATGATGGACATCGTAAATTGGTCATTCCTTTCTGTCAGAGTGAAGAGCAATCCTAGCTACTACCAGCTCGTTAAGGGGTCAGAAGCGGAAGGTATCTCAAGAGTAATTGACGGATGGTTTGATGCTATGGATGGAATAAAGGTGGAGACTGTTGAGGAGCAAAGGAGGCTGACCGTTGAGGATGCGGAAGCGCAAGAAGATAGAAAGGACGACGTGGAGAAGGCAGACTTGAATTCTGACCAAGAGGGTGGAGTTGCAAACGTTGAGGAGAACGGCAACTTAGATGAATCAGAACAGAAGGGCACAGCGAGCGAGAAGTCAGGACAGAGTGTAGGACTTTGTAACACTTTGGAAGTCAATTGAAATGGTGAGACATAACAGACATCTATATGCAACTGTGCTCTGGGAGATATTCCAAAGATCAGCAACTTAAAATGCCTGTTTTAATAAGAAAACAACTGATTTCGCGGATCATACTTGTACAGCGAAATGAAATAACAACTGAATACTAATACACAAGATGGTTAACCATTTCCCCAGGCAGGCATGGAGAGG
This Cryptococcus neoformans var. neoformans JEC21 chromosome 9 sequence DNA region includes the following protein-coding sequences:
- a CDS encoding RNA helicase, putative, giving the protein MSVQHYLGTLFQPQPPTFEDSWKAVISSWGPSQFRAQAIDDFEPVLETSPWPSVLNYLTETGLPSVTLEPPPIESTPAPESSSSTKADLVDRLRQHIPATFGSLVNLLSTPRSNDDIQSELIEVMGFEGDALSLVEELLKPGARQDVIDSCLRSTPNAQDKKETRPVQMDKPAYLPNARMTVKGKVKDRKKIIDISDIVGSAEDINKRLQEQIEGPKAMFSEDGPKMVEQEILPHVYTATGNKFVPLSHGGKFALPEGTKREYTDTYEEVIIPPANPIPPKKTERPVKIAELSPIARGCFPKYIQLNRMQSIVQPTAMNTNENMLICAPTGAGKTDVAIMSIIRVLSQHVIDGPTSHPSGFNINRNAFKVIYVAPMKALAAEIVSKFAKRLAWLSIKVRELTGDMQLTKQEIEETQIIVTTPEKWDVVTRKPTGEGELASKVKLLIIDEVHLLAEDRGAVIETIVARTLRQVESSQSLIRIVGLSATLPNYVDVGDFLRVNRYQGLFYFDASFRPVPLEQHFIGVSGKPRSAVSARNMDRVVFEKVSELVEAGHQVMVFVHARRDTVKTAQTLKEMALEEGVSTFFQTDGHAKFSQYRAELSKSKNKEMKELFDAGFGIHHAGMLRTDRNMMEKMFEDGCINVLCCTSTLAWGVNLPAHAVIIKGTQVYDTGKGSFMDLSVLDVLQIFGRAGRPGYATSGVGFICTTHDKVDHYVTSVMSQTPIESKFIPGMTDALNAEVALGTITNVQEAMQWLSYTYLFVRMKKNPWVYAMAHDVTKDDPQLGNKRNELIVQAARLLQKARMVRYDDLANTFGITDLGRIAAKYYLRFSTIETFNSKFNPRMSNADLFQMLCEATEFEQIQLRDSEVEELEAIIGSGVIPLEVAGGAINKRNKVNILLQAHISNVYINDFALVSDAAFVAQNAGRIIRALLEIALSRNWANCSYLLVELSKCIERRQWVYDHGLAQLKVLQRETIHKLTQYTPDSMTISDFRDMTAQENGEFIHMNEKHGQAVLDAAMMFPTVNLTHTLRPITHDLLQITVKVTPQFKWHNKISGSSEPFYVWVQDEEGLNIYQWRSVRVTPSTTVIDIDFFLPFDDVPPDSISIISISDKWLWSYEQLVIQLGDLIMPPPPKESTQILGIPFLRRSCFNDPQLEQRYAQTLDTLNTIQSHAFWMLYNTSMNAVVSSPVGSGKTLLAEGAIWNAFRHNKESVVLIMVPERYAVHETVARLRNLCPPKRRVIIRPLFNVSDFDQLLSGGPAIGVTTPFAVLSNEKIDNFLSTQRLGLYVFEDLHLLDEVYELAVSKILTFARTARTRIVGTTSSLSDPSDLAEWLGVDPGPLDQWGKPVASQPPALFSFAPSDRGNHISVSIKSFTIPHGPTLLRSMIKPTYDILKSVTGGAIIFVPSVQACATVAADLVTQSGTEMNVDGFLSRPRDEVEPFAERLKDEKLFEPVLHGIGYITRDMAPTDIAIVLELFASGIIRAIIAPRQSCWTLPVRGESVIIMGTQYVRMEARPEGKGPKAKPEKHLVSYSAKELVKMQGFAVVSAAPTAPGGRMFIMCQAEQQVMISRVLKEGLPLESKILDLLSRRSTPSSSIDPRAIQALNNFFKGRRPPPRPTVDRPRRPDGRKADMMDIVNWSFLSVRVKSNPSYYQLVKGSEAEGISRVIDGWFDAMDGIKVETVEEQRRLTVEDAEAQEDRKDDVEKADLNSDQEGGVANVEENGNLDESEQKGTASEKSGQSVGLCNTLEVN